One stretch of Brevibacillus laterosporus DNA includes these proteins:
- a CDS encoding aldo/keto reductase, with product MKYRTFPGTDLSVSEVGFGVWSVATKWWGVSDVEIGKRLLRSSYDDYGVTFFDTGDVYGNGLGETILKDALGDIREKVVIATKFGYDIYNLPGERKGHSELPQNWSKENIRHACEQSLKRLGTDYIDLYQLHNPRMESVLNDEVHETLERLKEEGKIRHYGAAMGPDIGWEEESIAALKRPGYSAIQIINNIVEQDPARNLFPIAEQENRALIVRVPHASGLLDGSYDPEKHFDKSDHRSHRPTAWMQAGVDVVQEMKQQGLFDGKDRTIGQLAIQFSLFRSSVVSVLPNITNDATLKEFSLASEVAPLTKEQFEMIDALWVNGYNERLKQHMSNSQTKPTPILHEA from the coding sequence ATGAAATATAGAACTTTTCCCGGCACAGATCTTTCTGTCTCTGAAGTGGGGTTCGGCGTATGGTCTGTAGCAACCAAATGGTGGGGAGTTTCTGATGTAGAAATAGGAAAACGCTTGCTTCGCTCTTCTTATGATGATTATGGAGTTACTTTTTTTGATACAGGCGATGTTTATGGAAATGGATTAGGAGAAACGATCTTAAAAGATGCTCTTGGCGATATTCGCGAAAAGGTTGTCATTGCTACGAAATTTGGCTACGACATTTATAATCTTCCCGGCGAACGTAAAGGGCATTCTGAATTGCCGCAAAACTGGTCCAAAGAAAATATCCGCCATGCTTGTGAGCAAAGTTTAAAACGATTAGGTACTGATTATATTGACTTATATCAATTGCACAATCCGCGTATGGAATCAGTACTAAATGACGAGGTTCATGAAACATTGGAGCGTTTGAAAGAAGAAGGAAAAATTCGCCATTACGGAGCAGCAATGGGTCCTGACATCGGTTGGGAAGAAGAATCAATTGCAGCCTTGAAACGCCCAGGCTATTCAGCTATTCAAATTATCAACAACATTGTAGAGCAAGATCCTGCACGTAATCTATTCCCAATTGCTGAACAAGAAAACCGTGCTTTAATCGTTCGTGTACCACATGCTTCTGGTCTATTGGATGGTAGCTATGATCCTGAGAAACATTTTGATAAGAGCGATCACCGCAGTCATCGCCCTACAGCGTGGATGCAAGCAGGTGTTGACGTTGTACAAGAAATGAAGCAACAAGGTTTATTTGATGGCAAAGATAGAACGATTGGGCAATTAGCAATCCAGTTCTCCTTATTCCGATCAAGTGTTGTAAGTGTTTTACCTAACATTACTAACGATGCAACGCTAAAAGAGTTCTCACTAGCGTCTGAAGTAGCCCCGCTTACAAAAGAACAATTTGAGATGATTGATGCACTCTGGGTTAATGGGTACAACGAACGTCTGAAACAGCATATGTCTAATTCTCAAACGAAACCAACACCAATCTTGCATGAAGCATAA
- a CDS encoding PhoH family protein, producing MKKIYVIDTNVLLQDPMAIYSFHNNDIVIPAVVLEEVDSKKRYMDEIGRNSRHVARLLDRLRLNGHLHQGIQLETGATLRVELNHSAMGNMQKQFHEMTNDNRILAVALNLQEEENSTGQGRPVILVSKDALMRVKADALGLTAEDFLSDRVVREYSSIYLGYEKRTVPSDVIKLYYSIRRLSLATAFPHEEFYPHQFLILKDECNPSISAIGKIDGEAKYFEPLVGDDDPIWGVKARNAQQKMAIELLLRDDVPLVTMTGKAGTGKTLIALAAGLLQIEDLQKYKKLLVARPIVPMGKDIGYLPGEKEEKLRPWMQPIYDNLEYLFNTKQSGDLDKILDGMGSIQVEALTYIRGRSIPGQYIIIDEAQNLTKHEVKTILTRVGEGSKIVLMGDPEQIDHPYLDESNNGLTYVVEMFKEQKLAGHIKLEKGERSVLAQLAADIL from the coding sequence TTGAAAAAAATCTATGTAATTGATACAAACGTGCTCCTGCAAGATCCAATGGCGATCTATTCCTTTCACAACAACGATATCGTTATTCCAGCAGTCGTATTAGAAGAAGTGGATTCAAAAAAGCGGTACATGGATGAAATTGGGCGTAATTCTAGGCATGTAGCGAGGCTATTGGACCGTTTACGGCTCAATGGTCATTTGCATCAGGGCATACAGTTGGAGACTGGAGCTACCTTACGGGTGGAATTAAATCATTCTGCGATGGGGAATATGCAGAAGCAATTCCATGAGATGACCAATGATAATCGAATTCTAGCAGTAGCTCTCAACCTACAAGAGGAAGAAAATTCCACTGGACAAGGACGTCCTGTGATTCTGGTTAGCAAGGATGCATTGATGAGAGTAAAAGCGGATGCGCTAGGGTTAACTGCTGAAGATTTTTTATCAGATCGAGTGGTTCGGGAGTATTCAAGCATTTATCTCGGCTATGAAAAACGAACGGTTCCCTCAGACGTGATTAAATTGTATTACAGCATCCGCCGTCTTTCTCTAGCGACAGCCTTTCCTCATGAGGAATTTTACCCACATCAATTCCTGATCTTAAAGGATGAGTGTAATCCATCCATCTCTGCAATTGGCAAGATTGATGGAGAGGCAAAATATTTTGAACCTCTCGTCGGCGATGATGACCCCATTTGGGGTGTTAAAGCACGCAATGCTCAACAAAAAATGGCCATCGAATTATTATTGCGAGATGATGTTCCCCTTGTCACCATGACAGGAAAAGCGGGGACGGGCAAAACTTTGATTGCGCTTGCCGCAGGTCTGCTACAAATCGAGGATTTACAGAAGTATAAAAAATTGTTGGTTGCAAGACCGATTGTACCGATGGGAAAAGATATAGGTTACCTCCCTGGTGAAAAAGAAGAGAAGCTACGCCCCTGGATGCAACCAATCTATGATAATTTGGAGTATTTGTTTAACACAAAGCAATCTGGTGACTTAGACAAAATTCTAGATGGAATGGGTAGTATTCAGGTAGAAGCTTTGACTTACATTAGGGGAAGATCTATTCCAGGGCAGTATATTATCATTGATGAAGCGCAGAATTTAACCAAACATGAGGTAAAAACGATTCTAACCAGAGTAGGTGAGGGTTCCAAAATTGTTTTGATGGGCGATCCAGAACAAATAGATCACCCATATTTAGACGAAAGTAATAACGGACTTACCTACGTGGTCGAAATGTTTAAAGAGCAAAAGCTAGCAGGCCATATAAAGCTTGAAAAAGGGGAAAGAAGTGTGTTAGCTCAATTGGCTGCTGATATTCTGTAA
- a CDS encoding YhcN/YlaJ family sporulation lipoprotein, with amino-acid sequence MRRLISTLACFLLLTACQSHTQKPQTKGAGTPKGVQNVAGSQQGNHPSAPKTQRVEQTQPSPKYDQSPQATADRLVKLANRVKNVKKATAVVMGKYAIVAIDVGEKLDRPEVGVIKYSVAEALKEDPQGATALVTADADLRQRLVEVQADMKIGRPIAGIMHELADITGRIIPQFPSDVRTKKQPPQNTQQSGTRSHKPGAKGMKRPEKEPQKKPAQPYMNK; translated from the coding sequence ATGAGAAGACTTATCTCTACTCTAGCTTGTTTCTTATTACTCACAGCTTGTCAAAGTCATACCCAAAAACCCCAGACAAAGGGGGCTGGAACTCCCAAAGGGGTACAGAATGTAGCAGGTTCCCAACAAGGTAATCATCCATCTGCACCAAAAACACAGCGGGTTGAACAAACACAGCCTTCCCCCAAGTATGATCAATCTCCGCAAGCGACAGCCGACCGTTTGGTTAAGCTGGCGAATCGGGTGAAAAATGTAAAAAAAGCTACAGCAGTTGTTATGGGAAAATATGCGATTGTAGCCATTGACGTAGGCGAAAAATTAGATCGTCCCGAAGTCGGTGTTATTAAATATTCCGTGGCTGAAGCACTTAAGGAAGACCCACAAGGTGCTACTGCCTTAGTGACTGCTGATGCAGATTTGCGCCAGCGTTTGGTAGAAGTACAAGCTGATATGAAGATTGGCAGACCGATAGCTGGTATTATGCATGAATTGGCGGATATCACAGGTCGTATTATTCCTCAGTTCCCAAGTGATGTGCGCACGAAGAAACAACCTCCTCAAAATACTCAGCAGTCAGGCACCCGTTCGCATAAGCCAGGTGCTAAGGGAATGAAGCGTCCTGAAAAAGAACCACAGAAAAAACCCGCTCAACCCTACATGAACAAATAA
- a CDS encoding helix-turn-helix domain-containing protein, whose protein sequence is MTQVGKRLREFRKRLKMTQGDLAEGICNRSYVSQIEKGQVIPSPEILEQLAKRLQTEIKELWTETENPSFTLVEIQNSLRHIINRIDEQEWEIARKWLLKLQGAIIPQSEEGVYLWAKGKIAEVDGRLEQAEDHYSNSIVLTQDSDNPTVLIRALDSLGHFYCEHDQPEKAVHLLNEALQLLNRYEISGLLRISVLLHVGSMHGKLGEFYSAIEHLQQAKELNKNYGILYKSGDLYLSLGHCYHQIQQYQEAESFYRQALSIFEIASNPVRLAEVQLNLGLMYKETLVYDKAENCLKQAQQFLSNQIADELLNFTRIALADVYRLQKRLEEAKNLCQSVISSDSEKMLAEAQFILAEVMLMQGEDDEALVHLENARGYFTIKNMQAFLIKTYQLLGHIHLKNQRFEQAAKMYERSITFTAEA, encoded by the coding sequence ATGACGCAAGTAGGAAAAAGACTGCGCGAATTCCGCAAAAGGCTAAAGATGACTCAAGGAGATTTGGCAGAAGGCATTTGTAACCGTAGCTATGTCAGCCAAATTGAAAAAGGTCAGGTTATCCCGTCGCCTGAAATTTTGGAACAATTGGCAAAACGACTACAAACCGAAATTAAAGAACTATGGACTGAAACCGAAAACCCTTCTTTCACGCTTGTGGAAATTCAAAATTCCTTACGCCACATTATTAATCGTATTGACGAACAAGAATGGGAAATCGCTCGCAAGTGGCTACTCAAGCTACAAGGTGCTATTATTCCTCAGTCTGAAGAAGGTGTTTATCTCTGGGCAAAAGGAAAAATCGCTGAAGTGGATGGTCGCTTGGAACAAGCAGAAGATCACTATAGCAATAGTATTGTTCTCACCCAAGATTCAGATAATCCAACTGTCTTGATTCGCGCTCTAGATTCCCTCGGTCACTTCTACTGTGAGCATGATCAGCCAGAAAAAGCCGTTCATCTTTTGAATGAAGCTCTTCAATTATTAAATCGCTATGAAATTAGTGGATTATTACGTATTTCTGTTCTGTTGCATGTAGGCAGTATGCATGGAAAATTGGGTGAATTTTATTCAGCCATCGAACATTTACAGCAAGCAAAAGAATTAAACAAAAATTACGGTATTTTATATAAGAGCGGCGACCTTTATTTGTCGCTAGGACATTGTTATCATCAAATTCAACAATATCAAGAAGCTGAATCCTTCTACAGACAAGCCCTATCTATTTTTGAAATTGCCAGCAATCCGGTGAGATTGGCAGAAGTGCAGTTGAATCTAGGGCTCATGTACAAAGAGACGCTGGTTTACGACAAAGCAGAAAACTGTCTAAAACAGGCTCAACAATTCTTATCTAATCAAATAGCAGATGAACTTCTCAATTTTACACGTATAGCTCTAGCTGATGTATATCGGTTGCAAAAACGTTTAGAAGAAGCGAAAAACCTTTGCCAATCCGTTATTTCATCAGATAGTGAAAAAATGTTGGCTGAAGCTCAATTTATCTTAGCTGAAGTGATGTTAATGCAAGGAGAAGATGATGAGGCTCTCGTCCATCTAGAAAATGCTAGGGGTTATTTTACGATTAAAAATATGCAAGCATTTTTAATTAAGACCTACCAATTGTTGGGCCATATCCATTTAAAAAATCAACGCTTTGAGCAAGCAGCTAAAATGTATGAACGATCTATCACTTTTACAGCAGAAGCTTAA
- a CDS encoding deoxyribonuclease IV has translation MKIGCHISVAKGLEKAAMQAVHLGAQSFQVFTKNPRGLKPKKIDHKDADKGVEIMTKHDITLVCHTPYITNLSTPKEDLQEVTIRSIVEDLHIAEAYGAIGAVVHCGKHVGEGEEYGTKRMVETLDLILEQYNGPVKLLLENTAGQGTELGLTVHALEEIRKASKYPEKIGYCFDTCHAFAAGQWDEESFDKLVEDMEQTGYLNSLVCIHFNDSKVPFGSRKDRHEKIGKGEIGSDALAKFLRSEKLQHLPVVLETPVDDEQEYADELVYVRDLQR, from the coding sequence TTGAAAATTGGATGTCATATTAGTGTCGCAAAAGGGCTAGAAAAAGCTGCTATGCAAGCGGTTCATTTGGGGGCGCAATCCTTTCAAGTGTTTACTAAGAACCCACGCGGACTTAAACCTAAAAAGATTGACCATAAAGATGCAGATAAAGGTGTAGAAATTATGACCAAGCATGACATTACGCTGGTTTGTCATACTCCTTATATTACGAATCTCTCCACACCTAAAGAGGATTTACAGGAAGTAACCATTCGTTCCATCGTTGAGGATTTGCACATCGCTGAAGCGTATGGTGCGATTGGAGCCGTAGTGCACTGTGGTAAGCATGTGGGCGAAGGAGAAGAATATGGTACCAAGCGTATGGTAGAGACGCTTGATTTGATTCTTGAGCAATACAATGGTCCAGTGAAGCTGTTGCTTGAAAATACGGCTGGACAAGGCACCGAGCTTGGACTAACCGTTCATGCGTTAGAAGAGATTCGCAAAGCAAGTAAATATCCTGAGAAAATTGGGTATTGCTTTGATACATGCCATGCATTTGCTGCTGGACAATGGGATGAAGAATCCTTTGATAAATTAGTAGAGGATATGGAGCAAACTGGGTACCTCAATAGTCTAGTTTGCATCCACTTTAATGACAGCAAAGTTCCCTTTGGAAGTCGAAAAGACCGACACGAAAAGATTGGCAAGGGTGAAATTGGTAGCGATGCATTAGCTAAATTCCTGCGTTCTGAGAAATTGCAGCATTTACCTGTCGTTCTTGAAACACCTGTTGATGATGAACAGGAATACGCAGATGAATTGGTTTACGTACGCGACCTACAAAGATAA
- the typA gene encoding translational GTPase TypA, whose protein sequence is MKRPDIRNIAIIAHVDHGKTTLVDKLLIQSGTFRSNQHVAERMMDSNDLERERGITILAKTTSVKYMDYTINILDTPGHADFGGEVERIMSMVDGVLLIVDAFEGCMPQTRFVLRKALEANVTPIVVVNKIDRDNARPQEVINEVYDLFIDLDATEEQLDFPIVYASGIQGIAGKEPDNLSEDLKPLFETIIEGIPAPEANEEEPLQFQVTMLDYNDFLGRIGIGRVYRGVINLNDQVSVVKRDGSIKKMRVQKLFGFQGLNRVEQKTARAGDIIAVAGLEDINVGETVCNADKPDPLPLLKIDEPTLQMTFLVNNSPFAGKEGKHVTSRKLRDRLMSELETDVSLRVDESDSADAFVVSGRGELHLSILVENMRREGYELGVSKPEVIIREIDGVKMEPAERLIIDVPEEHTGPVMETLGARKAEMVNMINNGFGQVRLEFLIPSRGLIGYRTEFMTITRGYGILNHSFDCYRPVVPGIVGGRRAGVLISNDTGTSSTYGLMSVEDRGTMFIQPGTDVYEGMIVGEHSRDNDLTVNVIKEKHATNVRSANKDETVKMKTPRMLSLEEALEYLNDDELCEVTPHSVRLRKKYLNKSDRERYNKTRRFD, encoded by the coding sequence ATGAAACGCCCTGATATTCGTAATATCGCAATTATTGCCCACGTTGACCACGGTAAAACGACACTGGTTGACAAACTTCTTATTCAATCCGGTACATTCCGTAGCAACCAACATGTGGCTGAGCGCATGATGGATTCCAATGATCTGGAACGTGAACGTGGAATCACTATCTTAGCGAAAACCACATCTGTAAAATATATGGATTACACCATTAACATCTTGGATACTCCTGGTCACGCCGATTTCGGTGGAGAAGTAGAACGTATCATGAGCATGGTAGATGGTGTTTTGTTGATTGTTGATGCGTTTGAAGGCTGCATGCCACAAACTCGTTTCGTTTTACGTAAAGCATTAGAAGCAAACGTAACGCCGATCGTTGTTGTGAACAAGATCGACCGTGACAATGCTCGCCCACAAGAAGTAATCAATGAAGTGTATGACCTATTTATTGATCTAGATGCGACAGAAGAACAATTGGACTTCCCAATTGTATATGCTTCTGGGATTCAAGGAATTGCTGGTAAGGAGCCGGACAACTTATCAGAAGACTTGAAGCCACTATTCGAAACCATAATTGAAGGCATCCCAGCTCCAGAAGCAAATGAAGAAGAGCCGTTGCAATTCCAAGTAACGATGCTTGATTATAATGATTTCCTAGGTCGTATTGGTATTGGCCGCGTTTATCGTGGTGTTATTAATCTAAATGACCAGGTATCTGTTGTAAAACGTGATGGTAGCATCAAGAAAATGCGTGTACAAAAGCTATTTGGTTTCCAAGGGCTAAACCGCGTTGAACAAAAAACAGCTCGTGCAGGCGATATTATTGCTGTAGCTGGTTTGGAAGACATTAACGTAGGGGAGACCGTTTGCAACGCTGATAAACCAGATCCATTGCCACTTTTGAAAATTGATGAGCCTACATTGCAAATGACCTTCTTGGTTAACAACAGTCCATTTGCTGGTAAAGAAGGAAAGCATGTTACTTCTCGTAAACTACGGGATCGCTTGATGTCCGAGCTTGAAACAGACGTATCCTTACGTGTTGATGAATCTGATTCAGCAGACGCTTTCGTTGTTTCTGGACGTGGCGAATTGCACTTGTCTATCCTGGTTGAAAACATGCGTCGTGAAGGCTACGAGTTGGGTGTATCTAAACCAGAAGTAATCATCCGTGAAATCGATGGTGTAAAAATGGAACCAGCTGAGCGTCTTATCATTGACGTTCCTGAAGAGCACACGGGTCCTGTTATGGAAACATTGGGAGCGCGTAAAGCTGAAATGGTGAATATGATTAACAATGGTTTCGGACAAGTTCGTTTGGAATTCCTTATTCCTTCCCGTGGCTTGATTGGATATCGTACAGAATTCATGACAATTACACGTGGTTATGGTATCTTGAACCACTCCTTTGACTGCTATCGCCCAGTTGTACCTGGTATCGTAGGCGGGCGCCGTGCTGGTGTATTGATTTCTAATGATACAGGTACTTCTAGCACATACGGTTTGATGTCAGTAGAAGATCGTGGAACTATGTTTATCCAACCTGGTACTGATGTATACGAGGGTATGATCGTTGGTGAACATAGCCGTGATAACGACTTGACCGTTAACGTAATCAAAGAAAAGCATGCTACCAACGTTCGTTCTGCTAACAAGGATGAAACAGTTAAAATGAAAACACCACGTATGCTTTCGTTGGAAGAAGCTCTTGAGTATCTGAACGATGATGAATTGTGCGAAGTAACACCTCATTCCGTTCGACTACGTAAGAAATACTTGAACAAGTCAGATCGTGAGCGTTATAACAAGACAAGACGTTTTGACTAA
- a CDS encoding XRE family transcriptional regulator → MTHVGKRLRYFRKNLRMTQEELSVGICNRSYVSQIEKGNVIPSPEILDQLAKRLQTDLKELWTESESPIGFSEVEIQNALRHIVNRLEANDIEISRKWLFKLKGQQLRTEDQCIYLWAKAELALHDQRFEEVEELLLESISLARDVDDPVSLVRSLQSLGDYYGMTRQAKKAIPFLSEALQLVNRFEIGGLLRISLLYTSAKMHGSLEEYYSAVELLNQAVQLNDAYGTMYKSTSIYMGLAICHLHLHQHEQAEKYNLLALDVLQLVPDEKLIANTYNNLGILYRVTKRYDKSEEYLLKAIDILQKLEQKHWFNNATNELAHLYRDMGYYQRAKKLCESVIHNSNNPHLLAEINLNYANILTDCEHYEQALYHLEQAMQYFTAERSTQYVVRSYEVLLKISTNSQQPEKIARLSLLHK, encoded by the coding sequence GTGACACATGTTGGTAAGCGTTTACGTTACTTCCGTAAAAACCTACGTATGACTCAAGAAGAATTGTCTGTTGGCATTTGTAACCGTAGCTATGTTAGTCAAATTGAAAAGGGCAATGTCATACCATCACCCGAAATTCTTGATCAATTGGCCAAGCGGTTACAAACCGATTTAAAAGAACTTTGGACTGAATCAGAATCTCCTATTGGATTTTCTGAAGTAGAAATTCAAAATGCATTGCGACACATTGTTAATCGTTTAGAAGCAAATGATATTGAAATTTCGCGTAAATGGTTATTTAAGTTAAAAGGTCAGCAGTTACGCACAGAGGATCAATGTATCTATTTGTGGGCAAAAGCTGAACTAGCTTTGCATGACCAACGTTTTGAGGAAGTGGAAGAACTATTACTAGAGAGCATCTCTCTTGCCCGTGATGTGGATGATCCTGTTTCCTTAGTACGTAGCCTCCAATCACTAGGAGATTACTATGGAATGACTCGACAAGCAAAAAAGGCAATACCTTTCTTAAGCGAAGCTCTGCAGTTGGTGAATCGCTTTGAAATCGGTGGTCTATTACGAATCTCCCTTCTCTATACGTCTGCAAAAATGCATGGAAGTCTAGAAGAGTATTATTCAGCCGTGGAATTACTAAACCAAGCGGTTCAATTGAACGATGCGTATGGAACCATGTACAAAAGTACATCTATCTACATGGGACTAGCCATTTGTCATCTGCACCTGCATCAACATGAGCAGGCTGAAAAATACAATCTTCTCGCCCTTGATGTGCTCCAGCTCGTACCAGATGAAAAGCTAATAGCGAATACGTATAATAACCTAGGCATCTTGTATCGGGTAACGAAACGCTACGATAAATCTGAAGAATACTTGTTAAAGGCAATTGATATCTTGCAGAAATTAGAGCAGAAGCATTGGTTTAACAACGCCACCAATGAGTTAGCTCACCTTTATCGAGATATGGGTTACTACCAGCGAGCCAAGAAGCTTTGCGAAAGCGTCATTCACAATTCCAACAACCCACATCTACTAGCTGAGATCAACCTGAATTATGCTAATATTTTGACCGATTGTGAGCATTATGAACAAGCACTCTATCATTTAGAACAAGCTATGCAATATTTTACGGCTGAACGATCCACTCAATATGTCGTACGTTCCTATGAAGTGCTTCTTAAAATCAGTACAAACTCTCAGCAACCCGAAAAAATTGCTCGTTTATCTTTACTACACAAATAA